Proteins from a genomic interval of Deinococcus ruber:
- the scpB gene encoding SMC-Scp complex subunit ScpB — MTESQPSEKLSPHEHAQRELLGAALLASGRPLTLRELEGLLELAAGAVAALIERYARSLEAMGAGFRVESVADGYRLVVAPALAARLAPILAPPPLPALSSAALEVLAVIAYRQPITRAEIEAMRGGSASTVLTLQERELIKVVGKSPSVGQPLLYGTTERFLLEFGLNSLNDLPELSQQNFSGLLRG; from the coding sequence TTGACCGAGTCTCAGCCTTCTGAAAAACTGTCTCCTCACGAACACGCCCAGCGCGAGTTGCTGGGAGCGGCGCTGCTGGCGTCCGGGCGTCCGCTGACCCTGCGTGAACTGGAAGGCCTGCTGGAACTTGCTGCTGGGGCAGTCGCCGCGCTGATCGAGCGGTATGCACGCAGCCTGGAAGCGATGGGCGCAGGATTCCGGGTCGAAAGCGTGGCGGACGGCTACCGCCTGGTGGTCGCGCCTGCCCTCGCGGCCCGCCTCGCTCCGATTCTGGCTCCGCCTCCGCTGCCTGCCCTGTCGAGCGCCGCGCTGGAAGTGCTGGCTGTGATCGCATATCGCCAGCCGATCACCCGCGCCGAGATCGAGGCGATGCGCGGCGGTTCGGCCAGTACGGTGCTCACACTTCAGGAGCGCGAACTCATCAAAGTGGTGGGAAAATCACCGTCGGTAGGGCAGCCGCTGCTCTACGGCACCACCGAGCGTTTTCTGCTGGAATTCGGCCTGAACAGCCTGAACGATCTGCCAGAGTTGAGCCAGCAGAATTTCAGTGGCCTGCTGCGCGGCTGA